Within Schaalia sp. HMT-172, the genomic segment TTGAAATCAGATCGTTGAAATTCTGCGGGTTTCTCGATGCCTAAGAAAAGGTAGGGTACCCAAATTGCATGCGACTTTTGGGGAGAGCGGTGGGGTAGAAGAGACGAGGAAGGCGCGGCGTAGCGCGGAACCTGCCCGATCGTGATTTTGGCCCCCGCGCGCGCCCCTGCGGCCCCGATGCGGCCCAAAACCCGTAGGCTGGTGTCAGTTCATGAGAAAACGAGGAGACACCATGGCCTCACACAGCGGGCGCCCCGGCGCCATCCGTAAGAAGGGCACGAAGAAGGGCGCGCAGGTCGGCACCGGCGGCCACTCGCGCCGCCGCCTCGAAGGCAAGGGCCCGACCCCCAAGGCCGAGGACCGCACCTACCATCCGGCCTACAAGCGCAAGGTGAAGCGCGAGGCCCGCGAGGCCCAGGAGGCCGCGATCGCGCGCGCCCGCGCCAAGTCCTCGATCCGCGTCAAGCCGGGCCATGAGCTGATCGCCGGCCGTAACCCCGTGGCCGAGGCCGCCCGCGCCTCGGTGCCGATCGAGCGCGTCTTCATCCTCGACAACGTGAAGGATGACCGCGTGGAGGAGGTCGTGCGCCTCGCCAGCGCCATGGGTGCTCCCGTTTACGAGGTCACCCGCCGTGACCTGGACGTCGCGACTGATGGCGCCGTCCACCAGGGCGTCGCCATCGAGGTGCGCGGCTACGAGTACGCAGACGCCTCGGACCTGATCGCCGGGTCGCTCCAGCAGCTGGGCCACCCGCTCCTCGTCGCCCTCGACCAGGTGACGGACCCCCATAACTTGGGCGCGGTCCTGCGTAGCGCGGGCGCGTTCGGTGCGGATGGCGTCATCATCCCCGAGCGCCGCAGCGCGGGCGTCAACACGACCGCGTGGAAGGTGTCGGCCGGCGCGGCTGCCCGCGTGCCCGTGGCTCGCGCGACGAACCTCGTGCGCGCCCTCGAAGAGGCCAAGGCGGCCGGCTACTTCGTGGTCGGCCTGGACGGCGGGGGAGACGCGCCCCTGCGTGGCCTGTCGCTGGCGGACGGCCCCCTCGTGGTCGTGACCGGCGCCGAGGGTGCGGGCCTGTCCCGCCTCGTGCGCGAGACCTGCGACCAGATCGTGTCGATCCCGATCGCGTCGACCGTCGAGTCCCTCAACGCGGCCGTCGCGACGGGCATCGCCCTGTACGAGGTCGCCTCCCTGCGCGCGCAGAGCTGAGTATTCCGAACTGTCTGTCGTCTCGCCGTGGGCGCGCGCTAGCGCCTGCGGCGAGACTCCTTTGTGGCGGCCTGGCGCATTGCGATCACGTTCCGTCCCGCGAAGAGGTGGTCTGTTGGTAGATCGCCCTCAAAGAGGAGCTCGGGCTGTGCAAGCAGTAGCTCATCGAGCTGCAACGTGACGGCGAGGTCCTGGAGGTAGTGGCCGATGTCTTCCTTGGTGGTGGGGGTGTTGCGCTGGCTCACCCGGGTATCGAAGCACCACACCTCGCTCGCGACTCGTCCGCCGAGCGACAAGGACCGTGCTGCAACCAGGATTCGTGACGTCTGAAGGCGTGTGGGTGCCTGTGGCTGAGAGTCAGAATGGGGGAACAGGTCGCTGCGCACAATCGGGTCAGCCACGGTGGAAAATAGTTCGCGCATCGTATCGAGGCCGTCGGCGATCTCGGTGCCAACCCACCCGTTCAGGGTGAGCTGATCGCGCATCCCCGGCGTTTCCACCGGGGTGCTTCTCCACTTCGATGCCCAGTAGTTGATGCAGCGAGCGGCCGCCTCATGCGGATCGGTTGCGATGAGAGCGTGCAGGTACCTGCGACGGAAGACGATCCGGCGCAGTGAGAAACCTGGGGTCATGATCGCTCCTTCGACGGGAGGAACTTGGTGACGGGATCGAGGAAGCTGCCCCGCATCCGGTTGAGGTTGTCGGGGGAGAGGGGGTGGTCCTCGGGCAGTTCCTCACCATCGACGAGGCGCGGGGGTCCCACGAGGACGCCCTGCTGGAAGAGAGCGGTGTGCAGATACTCGAAGACGCGGGCGAAGGGATCCTTGCCGGGGCGGGCGCGCTGAATCGCCGTATCCCAGGGGAAACACCACAGCTCAGTGGATGCCTGTGCGGCGTCGGGCGAGGGTCGCGCCGCGATAATGATGCGTGTCTTGTTGAGGTGGCGCAGCTGCGCGCGCACCGCCTTCGCCGACAGCTGGATGGCAAGGCCGCCCAAGGCGAGGGCTGGGGAGATCTCGGCGACATCCAGAAGGGTGTCGTGGTCGCGGATGCGCGACCGTTTTCGGTTTTCGGCCTGTCCGGGCATGACCGTGACCTCGGTGCCCGACCAGCCGATGCCCGCGAAACGCTCGGACATTGTGGTCGACTCGCGCTTGATGCCGATGGTGCGCCAAAACGCCGCGCAACGCGCGACGGCCTCCGCCGGTGGACACGACACGGTGTACACCGTCATGGGGCGCCTCTTCAGGAGGGAATTCAGCGGCAGATGCGGGGGAGTGATATCCATCGGCATTCCTGGGGGTCGGGGTAACGAGGCCAGGCTAGCAGTGTGAGGCGCCCGCTCACATATCGGGCCGCTATGATCGCCCCATGAGCGTCCTTGGAACCGTCATCGTCGGCATCGTCATCCTCATCGGAGTGATTGGCGCGGTCGTGCAGATTTGGCCGTCCGCGCCCGTCGTCGGCGGCGCGATCCTCGTGTGGTCGTGGATGACGGGCACGCGCTCCGCGTGGATCATCTTCGCGATTGCGGCGATCGTCCTCATCGTCGGAACGGTCCTGAAATACGTGATCCCCGCCCGCGGCATGAACAAGGCGGGAATCCCCCAATCCACGCTCGTGTGGGGCGCCGTCGGCGGCGTCGTCGGCTGGTTCATCGGACTGCCCCTCGGCCTCGTCCTCGGCATGATTGTCGCCATCTTCGGTGTCGAATACCTGCGCAGCCGCGACACTGCCAGCGCCTGGACGGCCACCCTCCACGCCCTCAAGGCCTTCGGCTGGACAATCGCCATCGAGCTGATCGCCGCCCTCACGAGCGCCACAGCGTGGGGCGTCGGCGTCGCCCTGGCCGCCACCGGAAACTGACGCGACCAGCCGGTACCCCGGCCTCGTCGTTCCTCCGGTACGATGGGTCTGTTGCGCGCACCCGCGCGACTCACCCAACTTAACGGAGATACTCATGCCCGCCGTCATCGTGCTCGGCGCCCAATGGGGCGACGAAGGCAAAGGCAAGGCCACTGACCAGCTCGGCCAGCACACCGACCTCGTCGTGAAGTTCAACGGAGGCAACAACGCCGGACACACCGTCGTGATCGACGGCGACAAGTACGCGCTGCACCTCCTGCCCGCCGGAATCCTCTCCGAAGGCGTCACCCCCATCATCGGCAACGGCGTCGTCGTCGACCTGGACGTGCTCTTCGAGGAGCTCGAGGACATCACCTCGCGCGGCGTCGACTGCTCGCGCCTGCGCATCTCCTCCAACGCGCACATCATACCCCCGTACAACCGCCTCATGGACCAGGCGAACGAGCGTGCGCGCGGCAATAACCTGATCGGTACGACGGGTCGAGGTATCGGCCCCACCTACGCCGACAAGATGAACCGTATCGGCCTGCGCATCCAGGACCTCTTCCACCCCGAGGAGCTGCGCGCCAAGGTCGAGGCCGCCCTGGCCCCCAAGAACACCATTTTCGAGGCCGTGGACCTGCAGGTGCTCGACCCCGCCGAGGTGGCCGACCACCTCCTGTCCTTCGCGGAGCGCGTCAAGCCGATGCTGTGCGACGTGTCCCTCGTTGTCAACGACGCGCTGGACCGCGGCGAGACCGTCCTCTTCGAGGGCGGCCAGGCCACGATGCTCGACATCGACCACGGCACCTACCCCTTCGTGACCTCCTCCAACCCGACCGCGGGCGGCGCGCTCACCGGCTCCGGCGTGGGCCCGACCCGCATCGACCGAGTCGTCGGCGTCGCCAAGGCGTACACGACGCGCGTCGGCGAGGGCCCGTTCCCCACGGAACTGGACGACGAGGTCGGCGAGGCCCTGCGCGCCAAGGGCGGCGAATTCGGCGTGACCACCGGTCGCCCGCGCCGCACCGGCTGGTTCGACGCCGTCGTCATGCGATACGCGACGCGCATCAACGGCCTGACCGACATCTGCCTGACGAAGCTTGACGTGCTCTCCGGCTACGACACGATCCCCGTGTGTGTCGCCTACGAGGTCGACGGAGTGCGCACCGAGGAAATGCCCCTCGATCAGGCCGGCTTCGAGGCCGCCGTGCCCGTGTACGAGGAGCTGCCCGGCTGGAGCGAGGACATTTCGCAGTGCCGTTCCTTCGAGGAGCTGCCCCAGGCCGCCCAGGACTACATCACGCGCCTGGAGGAGCTGTCGCGCTGCCGCA encodes:
- the rlmB gene encoding 23S rRNA (guanosine(2251)-2'-O)-methyltransferase RlmB, whose product is MASHSGRPGAIRKKGTKKGAQVGTGGHSRRRLEGKGPTPKAEDRTYHPAYKRKVKREAREAQEAAIARARAKSSIRVKPGHELIAGRNPVAEAARASVPIERVFILDNVKDDRVEEVVRLASAMGAPVYEVTRRDLDVATDGAVHQGVAIEVRGYEYADASDLIAGSLQQLGHPLLVALDQVTDPHNLGAVLRSAGAFGADGVIIPERRSAGVNTTAWKVSAGAAARVPVARATNLVRALEEAKAAGYFVVGLDGGGDAPLRGLSLADGPLVVVTGAEGAGLSRLVRETCDQIVSIPIASTVESLNAAVATGIALYEVASLRAQS
- a CDS encoding adenylosuccinate synthase is translated as MPAVIVLGAQWGDEGKGKATDQLGQHTDLVVKFNGGNNAGHTVVIDGDKYALHLLPAGILSEGVTPIIGNGVVVDLDVLFEELEDITSRGVDCSRLRISSNAHIIPPYNRLMDQANERARGNNLIGTTGRGIGPTYADKMNRIGLRIQDLFHPEELRAKVEAALAPKNTIFEAVDLQVLDPAEVADHLLSFAERVKPMLCDVSLVVNDALDRGETVLFEGGQATMLDIDHGTYPFVTSSNPTAGGALTGSGVGPTRIDRVVGVAKAYTTRVGEGPFPTELDDEVGEALRAKGGEFGVTTGRPRRTGWFDAVVMRYATRINGLTDICLTKLDVLSGYDTIPVCVAYEVDGVRTEEMPLDQAGFEAAVPVYEELPGWSEDISQCRSFEELPQAAQDYITRLEELSRCRIQSIGVGPGREATIVRYPLM
- a CDS encoding DUF456 domain-containing protein, with amino-acid sequence MSVLGTVIVGIVILIGVIGAVVQIWPSAPVVGGAILVWSWMTGTRSAWIIFAIAAIVLIVGTVLKYVIPARGMNKAGIPQSTLVWGAVGGVVGWFIGLPLGLVLGMIVAIFGVEYLRSRDTASAWTATLHALKAFGWTIAIELIAALTSATAWGVGVALAATGN